A region of the Dreissena polymorpha isolate Duluth1 chromosome 6, UMN_Dpol_1.0, whole genome shotgun sequence genome:
GTCTTGAAACATTATGAGCCGCGTCATACGAAAGTGTGTCTTATGTCATTAACACGACATGGTCTTACAACATTATGAGCCGCGTCATACGAAAGTGTGTCTTATGTCATTAACACGACATGGTTTTACAACATAATGAGCCGCGTCATACGAAAGTGTGTCTTTTGCCATTAACACGACATGGTCTTAAAACATTataagccgcgtcatgcgaaagtgTGTCTTATGCAACTAACACGACATGGTCTTACAACATTATGAGCCGTGTCATGCGAAAGTGTATCTTCTGCCACTCACACGACATGGTATTACAACattatgagccgcgtcatgcgaaagtgTGTCTTATGTCAGCGTAGCCATGTCCACGAAAGTCTGCGTGGCTTGCTAATGCAAAAGCCAGTCTGGAGCTATGATTGAAGCATACGGCGAAAGAACCATTTTCACATAACGCGGCTCGTAAAGTCATTTGTAAATACAAATGCTATGTATGTTTACATTTGATTGCGTTTGTCATTATGCCATTTCGTATTGAGAAGTCATAAAGTAAAAACTTAAAGATTACTATATTGTTCTGATAGATTTAAGACTTACTGTTTATGTACTGCCGAAAGAGCTATGACAAAGCatgtttgtcattttgttaacATATGACTCTAGACAGCGACGCTTTTGTTGAAGTTAGAACAAACACgattttatgtgtattgttttaatCGTAACATATGCAACAACTTTTTAACAGGTAACGagtgtgtgttttcaaacaataatgaATAGTTTGTACATATACAATTATGTGACACATGATAACAACAAACAATAGCACAATAGCAAAACGcatgaatataataataaaaaatgtaagttaTAACTTACGCAATCTTAAAAGGAAATACACAACCGAATTATATAAGCATTAATCTTgcttaaaatgtatctatttgaTCGTTATGTCGTTTTTATGCAAACAGTTTAtgattatataaatacatttatgattatataaatacaaaattgtaaaaGAAAATGACACGAAATACAATAGAATTTTATGTTTATGGCATTCATATGTGAGGAGCTCGTTTCAACGGCATACGAATGTACACTTCATGGTGAGTTGTTAGTTTATGTAAATCAACTTGTGGTTTTAAAGTAAGTTTTAAATACCAGCCAATAGCATGAATGTTTTCATCCTCACATTAGGGcatcgctctggaaaaactgggcttaatgcatgtgcgtaactttccgccaaaacttgattAATTATAACGAAGATAAATCATTTAAACTAACGATagaattaaagcggaaagtggcgtaaCTAATAGCCTCTatggacagcacatgctaatctgggacgtcacttgacgcatatgcattaaaccccgtttttccagagcgaggccaATGAGGTGTTAGTCGAGTGTAACTTTCGAGGATATTCACGTTATAACCAATGATGTAGTTGTGTTTACAGTATCcattgcttttatgatattttttgtttacagatagtctcttcttagcaaatatccagtttaagcagaaagtttcgtccctggttagctcgtgcagactgcacaggcttatctgggacgacactttacgcacacgcgttcaacccccttttcacagagcacagctcatatactCTTTACTTACACTTTTTAGTGATTTAAGATAAATGCAGCGGGCAattgtttatattgaatataaatataattatatatatggtattaaacataattatataataaatataatgttaatacATATCATTAATGTTTAATAAAAGTAATTTCATTTACTATTATCCTTTTAGCTAACATGTATTTTCGCAATATATATAGTAGTACGTGAACAGCATATGCGCTTCACTTtatgaccaaaaaaaataaagCTTGGTCAATAATAAATAAGTCCTTCAAACTCTACACATTTATGATATATGTCTAATAATGTATATGCGTATACAATACAGACACAACCAATCTTTCTTAAAGGCGAAATCGTATTATGTTGCATAACATCACACCTTGCAGATTATGCAAATAAACGTCACTGCCGTAAACAGTACATGAGATCACTACAATATTTAACCCACTTGTTGGGTTTCATTGTGAACATTTACATATACAGATatacattaacccattcatgcctagtggactctccaatccttctagtctggatcaatttatttccaaaattagggatgtctagtatatttatttcaatatttagaatatttcttacataaattcatttaagcaaacagcgcagaccctgatgagacgccgcatcatgcggcgtctcatctgggtctacgctgtttgccaaggcctttttttctagacgctaggcataaatgggttaacatttaCATATACAGATATACATTAAATCATTTTTAGCACTAATTGTCTAAATTAACTGTCAGATAAGCAgtacaaaacattttaacatgcaCTAAATGACGATATCTGGACGTTTTTTCTTAACATATAACACAAACTGACTGGTGAGCGAGTGTTGAAAGGTAAAGTTGTATACGTGAACATCTACATTTGAGCAAATTTACAGCtgacttgattaaaaaaaatgatgagtACAAAAAGTATGTGTTTGTTTTGAGCAACTGCATTTAAGAGCATAATCTGACAAATATTAAGCAGCAATATTGACCCATCACTGTTTGcattaacacaattaaaaaaatgctttattatgtttttcttcaaTTTATAATTTGTCATCCTTTTACTGCAATATTTGGGCAAACAACTATAGGATATTGGAGCAATTACTTAAATTAATACTTAACCATCATTTCATCCGAAATATACATgaatataacaatatttcaattgaaaaatataataaatttatataaatataacataacatatacaCACTTTTCCATTGAAACTTGTTCGCTTatgcattttatcataatatatattacatatttacacACAATCACGTCTTTGAGACAAATTTGACATTGTTCACGTTAGAATGGACAAcaacatatgtttaaaaataccGACAATTTTAAATCCAAGTAAATCCATGTATGTGCAAAGTTTCCACTTTAATTTtgccattttatttaaacaacggATGCGCCATTATCTAAATGCCGAATAGGGCAGTGGCCATGGCAACATGGTAACACCTGTTACCACTTAAGAAACCAAACAGTCACTGTGTGGAACATGTACACTGGCTAGTGCTTTGCCTGCTCTTACCTCACACACAATGTTTGACTCCCTTTATGAACTTTATGCGCAACAGCGTCATAGATGCATATCCTGAGAAATGGCACAACAATAGCTATCAAAATTGCCTTTTGAAATTAATTCTTCTTTTCGGTAAGGCTAACGTACACCTACAATTGTGTGGTCTTTACTATGTAGATATTTAAAGTGTTATTTTCCGAGACCAATCCAACGGGACAATATTTGTATTGCATACATCAACACCTTATTGCAGGTCCTACAGGCCTTGTGTTCGTATACAGTGCATTAAACATTGAACGTGgctgtaaaaaaaacacaccctTAAATACGCATGTTGACAGCTTCAAGTTATGTCACTATTAATCCCACCGGCGAGGACTATAAGCCTAGATAGAATATCATGATTTTTCCGTCATTTTTCTGCATCCCTTCAACATGATCAAGTTGTACGTATATAAGACTACCGCTGGTAAAATGGTGTACAAAGTTGCAATCGCTAACGTACCTTCCCCCATATTGGTTGGACAGCGTTTCGTTTTGTTCACAAAATGGCTTAAAGTATTTGTCTGTTTCTTCTTTGACCATGACAGTAAATTGCGCCCGGATAATACCCTGATCGCTGGCGTTGAACGCGAGTTTGGTCGAGACGAAAAAGTATCCATCTTTCTCAAACTTTATCTTACGATCGTCGAGTAATCTTAAGCCTGGTCGCCTGAAGGTCTGATCTCCATTCTCAGCATGCCAGCGTACAAACCTGCCCTCTATTAGAACAATGGATACTATTAAGAAGTTTGCTGCTTGATTTATACTAAATAATAGTGTACGAACTGAGAACAAGATGACGAAAACCACAGCTTTATTAACAAAACTGTGATTGGTTTATTATACTTAATTGCATTCAACACCTACCTAGTATTTTATTTATGAGATATTTGAAAATGCAACACTAACTTACTCTTCAATATATgagatatttaaaagaaaaaaaacaacattatgccATGAAGAATACAGAGCGTGTATGGGGAGCTACAAAAGTGACACTTCTATTTCGCTTTACCTAAGTCCCTTGACTGGAGTTGAATAATTGGACGACCGTGATTATTCTCGTCATCCGGAACTGTCAAGacagaaaagaaataaaaacactTACAAATATGTATTGCTATGTGAGAATGGGATTAAAtgcatatgcggaaagtgtcgtcccagattagcatgtgcagtccgcacatgctaatcagggacgacactttctgtctaaactagatttttgctaagaagagactttctttaaaccaaaaatatcatacaagcggaaagtgtcgtctctgattatcccatgcggactgcacaggctgatttgggatgacactttgagcacatggattaaacccccttttcacagagcgaaacTCAAATATATCTATTGTTTAACTGTTCATAATatgtgtaattgaaataaaacaaaaatggccGTGCAGatcataataatataagaaaCTAATTATGTGAAGAAATCCTAATTTCGTCATTGAAAAGAGTTAACAACAGCTAAATCAATGGATTGTACTTTTTTAAATATGGAAAATTCTGTAATGTTTTACCAACTTAGAAAATAGTTGTTTGACTTCTTTAACGGTCAATTAAAAAACCCAGATGCAATTAAGACAATGTACGTGAAATggaactttaacccatttatgcctagcgtcctgaaaataggacattgcaaacagcgtagacccagatgagacgccgcataatgcggcgtctcatctgggtctgcgctgtttgcttaaatgaatttctttatggaatattctaaatatagaaataaatatacttgacacccctaattttagaaataaattgatccaa
Encoded here:
- the LOC127833345 gene encoding uncharacterized protein LOC127833345: MFKTRMLQTSDVTVPDDENNHGRPIIQLQSRDLEGRFVRWHAENGDQTFRRPGLRLLDDRKIKFEKDGYFFVSTKLAFNASDQGIIRAQFTVMVKEETDKYFKPFCEQNETLSNQYGGRYVSDCNFVHHFTSGSLIYVQLDHVEGMQKNDGKIMIFYLGL